DNA sequence from the bacterium genome:
GTGCAGCAAACATAAACAGCCTTTTCCCGCTCTGAAAGCCAGTTTGGGACTTTTTTGTGTTCCGGTTGGAGAACAAAAAGTGTAAACCGATCTCTCCCTTCTTAAGTAGCGATTTGAAACGATGCCCAATCTTCTTTTCTCCTCTGGTCGCCGTGACCACTACCTCTTCTATCACTACACCCTTTTCCTCATCTGCATCGGCGCCTATACTGGGTGAGGCAAATGTGACCAGAGCGATAAATACGGTTAATAATAACATCATTTTTTACCTCCTCTGTAACTCCTCCGTTAAGGCTGAAGGCTGAAATTTATGCCCATCCTTCAGCCTTACCTGTTCATCGTTTCGGCCATTTTTGGCCGACATCTGGTAGTCTATTACTCCTTTATCCTTTCAATATCCGAGTTTTTACCCAGAACTACCAGGACATCACTATCCTTAATAATAAAGTTTGCTGGGGGTATAAGTGTAAATCTTTCAGGCACTAACTCCTTTACCCCAATAATCTGAATGCGAAAACGGTTGGACAAATCCAACTCAACCAAAGACTTGCCTATAAAATCCTTTGAGGGCGCCAGTTCTGCAATCTCGTAATCTTCAGTCATTGATAGATAATCAAGGATATTAGGCGTGGTTAAGCTTTTGGCTATCTTTATCCCCATATCTTTTTCCGGGAAAATCACATCCGTCGCCCCTACTTTTTCCAAGATCCTGCCATGGTCTTCATCTATGGCCTTGACTACGATCTTTTTTATGCCTATTTCTTTTAAGTGCAAGGTTATCAGGGTGCAAGCGCTTACATTATCACCGGTGCTGACCACAGCCGCATCTATGTGTTCCAAACCGAGCTTGATAAGCGTTTCCTTTTTAGTCGCATCTGAAATAATGGCCTGGCTAAGAATAGCCTGGCTTCTTTGAACCGCATCTTTATTGACATCAATCCCCATTACTTCATGCCCTAAATTAAAGAGGGTTTTGGCCACCCAAAAACCAAAATTTCCCAGACCGATTACCGCCACGCTTTTCATAATACCTCCTCCCTCAACTATTCAGATTGTTTAGGCTGAAGGCGATTAGTTCTAATGCCTACCGCCTATCCACCTGAGTAGTTGTCTCCTCCCTTTTATCCGATTATAACATTTTCTTCCGCATACTGAAAGTCTCCGGCAGTAGAAATATGTGTGAGCAAGTAAGCCATAGTAAGTATGCCTACTCTGCCTATAAACATCATTAAGATTATTAACAGCTTGCCTGCTGTTCCCATTTGCTGAGATGTGCCCAGAGAGAGACCGACCGTGCCAAAGGCGGATACGGTTTCAAATAAGTATTCAAGAAACAGTCCTCGACTCTCTTTATAGGGGATATCTCCTAACTCTATTATTAGTAACAGGCTGAATACCAATATTATGGCGCCGATAGATATTAAAAAAATGGCAATAGTCCGGGATACGGCTTCTTGAGATAAACTCCTCTTAAAGACATGAAATCTTTCTTGACCCAACAGTTTGTTCCAGAGCACTATCATCAAGGCGGCCATACTGGTTGTTTTTATCCCCCCCCCGCAAGAGCCCGGGGAGGCCCCGATAAACATCAGAATTATAATAACCAGTAACGTGGCATTACTGAGTATATTGAAATTTACGGTGGCGAATCCTGCTGTTCTGGCGGTGACAGACTGGAAATAGGCGACCATGATTTGATGGCCCGGGGTCATCCCGGC
Encoded proteins:
- a CDS encoding TrkA family potassium uptake protein encodes the protein MKSVAVIGLGNFGFWVAKTLFNLGHEVMGIDVNKDAVQRSQAILSQAIISDATKKETLIKLGLEHIDAAVVSTGDNVSACTLITLHLKEIGIKKIVVKAIDEDHGRILEKVGATDVIFPEKDMGIKIAKSLTTPNILDYLSMTEDYEIAELAPSKDFIGKSLVELDLSNRFRIQIIGVKELVPERFTLIPPANFIIKDSDVLVVLGKNSDIERIKE